One stretch of Arachis duranensis cultivar V14167 chromosome 1, aradu.V14167.gnm2.J7QH, whole genome shotgun sequence DNA includes these proteins:
- the LOC107458134 gene encoding receptor-like serine/threonine-protein kinase ALE2: MRVVLAMMLQLLKLCIIFLSVAVPRSKGSTVSPSPAFLPVIPSLGSNAPSLPLLPHGLVVPPSPAIGSWTNIAPSSPAVANGSFLLPPDALPLPASAPTPQKHDKDIEPSTTPSPTTIALSPPPHEVVPLPSTPQGNAPLPFRSSPPLGKTKKTAPAATPSINLPKISPSIQPSDNGSFPPQEGTKKGHNSEPVTPESAASPPWKAEHNPSPPPPEAHPISPSILPAPVASPPSSFPVNPPLVHPIIPSTLPAPVASPKSSSSGSFNWKNGDAPPIAVPLYKSPKPLPAVVHSPAQAPAAHKARQIDHDHEPLTKTPNKEKHTPALSPSASSLEHHHTRNTTASSAPPPPSPYMVSSSPSNHQGKAIPPSLQPKSGERHHVSPPMNQSSSIPSFSSPTHSPMTQVSSAPSSSIELAPHPTEMQAPFLPPKVAPSPSKTPSPPQVRALPPPPPNEECSSTVCLEPYTNSPPGAPCRCVWPMRVGLRVSVSLYTFFPLVSELASEIATGVFMRQSQVRIMGANAATEQPEKTVVLIDLVPLGENFDSTTALFTSNRFWHKQVAIKASYFGDYDVLYVSYPGLAPSPPLPPSTISIIDGGPYSIDGNNGGIIKPLGVDIQKRQHKSGLSRGIVAIITVSVFLAVVLCAAAAAAWVMLKYGDHVTQPASTPRLSQPSLTKPPGNAASLVGGGVGSASTSFRSSIAAYTGSAKTFSANDIIKATDNFHGSRILGEGGFGLVYGGILEDGTKVAVKVIKREDHHGDREFLAEVEMLSRLHHRNLVKLIGICTEESVRCLIYELVPNGSVESHLHGVDRESSPLGWSARMKIALGAARGLAYLHEDSSPRVIHRDFKSSNILLEDDFTPKVSDFGLARTATDENNNRHISTRVMGTFGYVAPEYAMTGHLLVKSDVYSYGVVLLELLTGRKPVDMSQPPGQENLVAWARPLLASREGLEAIVDPDLGGDVSFDSVAKVAAIASMCVQPEVSNRPFMGEVVQALKLVCNECEEAKEEEEEEEAGGSRRSSTQDMDLDVRVSNVDVERGLVASELFSCSVRLGRQEEESGSFRRHSYSGPLMTGRSRQLWQIMRRLSGGTVSEHASIFNL; encoded by the exons ATGAGGGTGGTATTGGCAATGATGCTGCAACTTCTTAAGCTCTGcatcatttttctttctgttgCTGTCCCACGATCCAAAG GGTCCACTGTATCTCCATCTCCAGCATTCCTTCCTGTGATTCCTTCACTTGGAAGCAATGCACCAAGTTTACCATTACTTCCACATG GCCTGGTTGTACCTCCATCTCCAGCAATAGGTTCATGGACTAACATTGCCCCAAGCTCTCCAGCAGTAGCAAATG GGTCATTCTTGCTTCCTCCGGATGCTTTACCACTTCCTGCATCAGCTCCAACTCCTCAGAAGCATGATAAGGACATAGAACCATCCACAACTCCAAGTCCAACTACTATAGCATTGTCACCACCACCACATGAGGTTGTTCCTTTGCCATCAACGCCACAAGGAAATGCGCCGCTGCCCTTTAGATCAAGTCCACCACtagggaaaacaaaaaaa ACAGCACCAGCTGCAACACCTTCTATCAATTTGCCGAAAATTTCACCAAGCATCCAACCAAGCGATAATGGAAGTTTTCCTCCTCAAGAGGGCACAAAGAAAGGTCACAATTCAGAACCAGTTACACCAG AATCTGCTGCATCACCACCATGGAAAGCGGAGCATAATCCTTCTCCTCCACCACCAGAAGCACACCCTATTAGTCCATCCATATTGCCTG CACCTGTTGCATCACCACCAAGTTCATTTCCAGTGAATCCGCCACTGGTCCATCCAATTATTCCATCAACATTACCAG CACCTGTTGCCTCTCCCAAGTCATCTTCTTCTGGAAGCTTCAATTGGAAAAATGGTGATGCACCACCAATTGCTGTACCTTTGTACAAATCACCAAAGCCACTTCCAGCTGTAGTACATTCCCCTGCTCAAG CTCCTGCTGCACATAAAGCAAGGCAAATTGATCATGATCATGAGCCATTGACTAAAACTCCTAATAAAGAAAAGCATACGCCTGCATTGTCACCTTCTGCCTCATCACTTGAGCATCATCATACAAGGAACACAACTGCCAGTTCTGCTCCTCCACCACCATCACCATACATGgtttcttcttccccttcaaATCATCAAG GTAAAGCAATTCCTCCTTCATTACAACCAAAAAGTGGGGAAAGGCATCATGTTTCACCTCCAATGAACCAAA GTTCTTCAATTCCTTCATTCTCTTCTCCTACTCATTCACCCATGACCCAAGTTTCGTCGGCTCCTTCATCATCAATCGAACTTGCTCCTCACCCAACTGAAA TGCAAGCTCCATTTCTTCCCCCTAAAGTAGCTCCTTCTCCCTCAAAGACACCATCCCCGCCTCAAGTTCGAGCATTGCCACCCCCACCTCCAAATGAAG AGTGTTCATCAACCGTCTGCTTAGAACCTTATACAAACTCTCCACCCGGAGCACCTTGCAGATGTGTTTGGCCCATGCGAGTCGGTCTCCGTGTCAGTGTCTCTCTTTATACCTTCTTCCCTTTGGTTTCAGAGCTGGCTTCTGAAATTGCTACCGGAGTTTTCATGAGGCAAAGTCAAGTTCGGATTATGGGAGCAAATGCAGCAACCGAGCAACCTGAGAAAACGGTTGTCTTAATTGATTTGGTACCACTTGGTGAAAACTTTGACAGTACTACAGCACTTTTCACTTCCAACAGATTCTGGCATAAACAGGTTGCTATAAAAGCTTCCTACTTTGGAGACTATGATGTTTTATATGTGAGCTATCCAG GTTtggctccttctcctcctttacCACCTTCAACCATTTCCATCATTGATGGTGGTCCATATTCCATTGATGGCAATAATGGAGGGATAATAAAGCCCCTTGGCGTGGACATACAGAAGAGGCAGCATAAAAGTGGACTTAGCAGAGGCATAGTTGCCATTATAACTGTTTCAGTTTTTCTAGCAGTTGTGTTATGTGCTGCCGCAGCAGCAGCCTGGGTTATGCTCAAGTATGGAGATCATGTTACTCAACCGGCATCAACGCCACGGCTTTCACAACCTTCTCTTACCAAACCACCAG GTAATGCTGCATCATTAGTTGGAGGTGGGGTTGGTTCTGCTTCGACATCATTTCGATCTAGCATTGCTGCTTATACAGGGTCTGCTAAGACTTTCAGTGCGAATGATATTATAAAAGCTACTGATAATTTTCATGGTTCAAGAATACTTGGAGAAGGTGGTTTTGGGCTGGTTTATGGTGGCATCCTTGAAGATGGAACAAAAGTGGCAGTCAAGGTTATAAAGAGGGAAGATCATCACGGCGATCGCGAGTTCTTAGCTGAAGTTGAGATGCTTAGCCGTCTTCATCATAGAAATTTGGTCAAGTTGATTGGGATATGTACCGAGGAAAGTGTCCGCTGCTTGATTTATGAACTTGTTCCAAATGGCAGCGTGGAATCCCACTTACATG GAGTTGACAGGGAAAGTAGTCCACTTGGTTGGAGTGCTAGGATGAAGATAGCTCTTGGCGCGGCTCGCGGTCTAGCCTATCTGCACGAAGATTCGAGTCCCCGTGTTATACACCGGGACTTCAAATCAAGCAACATATTGTTGGAAGATGATTTCACACCAAAAGTATCCGATTTTGGATTGGCTCGAACAGCAACAGATGAGAATAATAATAGACACATATCAACACGCGTCATGGGAACTTTCGg TTATGTGGCTCCGGAGTATGCAATGACAGGACACCTTCTTGTTAAGAGTGATGTTTACAGCTACGGCGTTGTTCTTCTTGAGCTTTTAACAGGAAGAAAGCCTGTGGACATGTCACAGCCTCCCGGGCAAGAAAACCTTGTTGCTTGGGCTCGTCCGCTTCTCGCGAGTCGAGAAGGATTGGAGGCAATAGTAGATCCAGATCTAGGAGGAGATGTGAGTTTTGACAGTGTGGCCAAAGTTGCAGCAATTGCTTCAATGTGTGTGCAACCAGAGGTATCGAACCGGCCTTTCATGGGGGAGGTTGTGCAGGCCTTAAAACTCGTGTGCAATGAATGCGAGGAAgcgaaagaagaagaagaagaagaagaagcaggtGGTTCAAGAAGATCATCCACTCAGGATATGGATTTGGATGTGAGAGTGAGCAATGTGGATGTTGAGAGAGGATTGGTTGCATCAGAACTATTCAGTTGTTCGGTAAGATTGGGAAGGCAGGAAGAGGAATCTGGATCGTTTAGAAGACACTCGTATTCGGGTCCTCTGATGACCGGAAGAAGCAGGCAGTTATGGCAGATTATGAGACGGCTTTCTGGTGGCACTGTCAGTGAACATGCAAGTATCTTCAACTTATAG